The Stigmatopora argus isolate UIUO_Sarg chromosome 23, RoL_Sarg_1.0, whole genome shotgun sequence genome contains a region encoding:
- the pax4 gene encoding paired box protein Pax-4 isoform X1, translated as MSGEDRPKHQKATTYQTDMWGTHLEPANEEGSSTNELGGAFLNGRPLPDDKRRKMVELASEGLRLNQISRILRVSTGCVSKILSRYRLTGVIQPKTIGGSRPRLLTPTVVGAIVQLKRDDPSVFGWEIRNRLLATRSCQASKVPSVSSINRILRRIPSDLGPPIDMRCLSVRSFYTTKEEATTLTGHHDAHQRIQTTFTLEQSNILEKEFSLSPYANMLTTEKLAAQIGVPEETIKVSSQTEEPSEERNPTRFFINPMDTIDIYHCQWH; from the exons ATGAGCGGAGAGGACAGACCAAAGCACCAGAAGGCAACTACATATCAAACTGACATGTGGGGGACACATTTGGAGCCTGCAAATGAAG AAGGCAGCAGCACGAATGAGTTGGGTGGGGCATTCCTCAACGGCAGACCATTGCCGGACGACAAACGCAGGAAGATGGTGGAACTGGCGTCGGAAGGGTTGCGCCTAAATCAGATTTCCAGGATCCTACGG GTATCGACAGGGTGTGTGAGTAAAATCCTGAGCCGCTACCGCCTCACTGGAGTCATCCAGCCCAAGACCATCGGGGGAAGCCGACCGCGCCTCCTGACGCCGACCGTGGTGGGCGCCATCGTTCAACTCAAGCGAGATGACCCGTCCGTTTTCGGATGGGAAATTCGGAATCGCCTGCTGGCCACCCGCAGCTGCCAGGCTTCCAAAGTGCCCAGT GTCTCGTCCATAAACAGGATTTTGAGGAGAATCCCATCGGACTTAGGACCGCCGATTGACATGCGCTGTCTGTCTGTACGCA GTTTTTACACCACCAAAGAAGAAGCCACCACTTTGACTGGCCATCATGATGCCCACCAGAGAATCCAGACCACATTCACTTTGGAGCAGAGCAATATCTTGGAAAAAG AGTTTTCCCTCAGTCCATACGCCAACATGCTCACCACAGAGAAGCTCGCCGCCCAGATTGGAGTTCCTGAGGAGACCATCAAG GTCTCTTCTCAAACAGAAGAGCCAAGCGAAGAGAGAAATCCAACAAGGTTTTTCATCAACCCAATGGACACCATTGAtatttatcactgtcaatggcactga
- the pax4 gene encoding paired box protein Pax-4 isoform X2, whose translation MVELASEGLRLNQISRILRVSTGCVSKILSRYRLTGVIQPKTIGGSRPRLLTPTVVGAIVQLKRDDPSVFGWEIRNRLLATRSCQASKVPSVSSINRILRRIPSDLGPPIDMRCLSVRSFYTTKEEATTLTGHHDAHQRIQTTFTLEQSNILEKEFSLSPYANMLTTEKLAAQIGVPEETIKVSSQTEEPSEERNPTRFFINPMDTIDIYHCQWH comes from the exons ATGGTGGAACTGGCGTCGGAAGGGTTGCGCCTAAATCAGATTTCCAGGATCCTACGG GTATCGACAGGGTGTGTGAGTAAAATCCTGAGCCGCTACCGCCTCACTGGAGTCATCCAGCCCAAGACCATCGGGGGAAGCCGACCGCGCCTCCTGACGCCGACCGTGGTGGGCGCCATCGTTCAACTCAAGCGAGATGACCCGTCCGTTTTCGGATGGGAAATTCGGAATCGCCTGCTGGCCACCCGCAGCTGCCAGGCTTCCAAAGTGCCCAGT GTCTCGTCCATAAACAGGATTTTGAGGAGAATCCCATCGGACTTAGGACCGCCGATTGACATGCGCTGTCTGTCTGTACGCA GTTTTTACACCACCAAAGAAGAAGCCACCACTTTGACTGGCCATCATGATGCCCACCAGAGAATCCAGACCACATTCACTTTGGAGCAGAGCAATATCTTGGAAAAAG AGTTTTCCCTCAGTCCATACGCCAACATGCTCACCACAGAGAAGCTCGCCGCCCAGATTGGAGTTCCTGAGGAGACCATCAAG GTCTCTTCTCAAACAGAAGAGCCAAGCGAAGAGAGAAATCCAACAAGGTTTTTCATCAACCCAATGGACACCATTGAtatttatcactgtcaatggcactga